A section of the Paenibacillus aurantius genome encodes:
- a CDS encoding ArsR/SmtB family transcription factor, with amino-acid sequence MNLELQQFKAEFFKALAHPLRIRILELLSEGDKSVNEIQSLIGSEGSAVSQQLAILRNKNVVVGSKDGTTVVYSLRDPLVKDLLSVAKQIFDNHLAGTISLLENIRAKDL; translated from the coding sequence ATGAATTTGGAGCTTCAACAATTTAAAGCGGAATTTTTCAAAGCATTGGCACATCCCCTTCGGATCCGCATACTTGAACTATTGTCGGAAGGCGATAAGTCGGTCAATGAAATCCAATCCCTTATTGGCAGCGAGGGTTCGGCGGTTTCCCAGCAGCTTGCCATCCTCCGGAATAAGAACGTAGTGGTTGGCAGTAAAGACGGCACCACAGTGGTATACAGCCTTCGTGATCCCTTGGTCAAAGACTTGCTGAGCGTAGCCAAGCAGATTTTTGATAATCACCTGGCTGGTACGATATCTCTACTGGAGAACATACGAGCCAAAGATTTGTGA
- a CDS encoding SulP family inorganic anion transporter, whose translation MKGTGRFQRVHVQTLRHDLTAGLVVGVVAIPLAMAFAIASGVKPQYGIYSTIIAGFLISLLGGSRFQIGGPTGAFIPVLLGIVIQFGYEKLLIAGMLAGLILVLMGVFKLGVLIQYIPRPVTIGFTSGIAVIIFSGQISNFLGLRGLQSHESFWDNMKEIGMHLYAVNLYSILTALLSLAVILILPRFLPKIPASLIGLLVSSLMASLFFGGKVATIGSTFGAIPSSLPSLTLPTITIDNILELLPAALVIAMLGGIESLLSAVVADGMTGTRHNSNRELIGQGIANLITPLFGGIPATGAIARTATNIKNGAVSPVSGMVHGLVVLLVLLLLAPWASLIPLASMAPILMVVAWNMSERRDFAHVLKTRTSDSLVLVITFLLTVFTNLTTAVEAGLGLAVILFVKRMSDNLVVTKVLPDSHGHDCPQIHIYTIEGPLFFGTAHRFEKSIMDTIPLHPRILLLRMGKMPFMDSTGESNLASIVNHFNKSGGTVLISDIQPQPREYLKKTGLSERIGESQFFEHTGEAISAALERLDQPKCRACKHLAYRECTALSSCSPKPLDTKPVPSLPANH comes from the coding sequence ATGAAGGGGACGGGAAGATTTCAGCGAGTCCATGTCCAAACTTTACGTCATGATCTAACGGCTGGACTGGTGGTCGGCGTTGTTGCGATACCGCTCGCTATGGCTTTCGCCATTGCCTCGGGAGTAAAGCCCCAATATGGGATCTACTCGACTATTATCGCCGGATTTCTCATTTCCCTGCTGGGCGGCTCCCGATTCCAGATCGGCGGTCCGACAGGCGCCTTCATCCCCGTTTTGTTAGGGATCGTGATTCAATTCGGATACGAAAAACTGCTTATCGCCGGTATGCTGGCGGGGCTTATCCTTGTTTTGATGGGGGTTTTCAAGCTGGGGGTACTGATTCAATACATTCCCCGTCCTGTTACCATCGGTTTTACATCAGGCATCGCGGTCATCATTTTCTCAGGCCAAATCTCCAACTTTCTGGGACTTCGCGGTCTACAAAGCCATGAGTCCTTCTGGGACAACATGAAAGAAATCGGCATGCATCTTTACGCGGTCAACCTTTACAGTATCCTTACTGCCCTGCTCAGCCTTGCCGTTATTCTTATTCTGCCGAGGTTTCTACCCAAAATACCCGCATCGTTGATAGGACTCCTTGTTTCAAGCCTCATGGCTTCCCTGTTTTTCGGCGGAAAGGTGGCGACGATCGGTTCGACTTTTGGGGCGATCCCCAGCTCGCTTCCGTCCTTGACCCTGCCCACGATTACGATAGATAACATACTGGAGCTTCTTCCCGCTGCTTTGGTTATCGCCATGCTCGGGGGAATCGAATCGCTGCTGTCTGCTGTTGTGGCAGACGGCATGACAGGCACAAGACATAACAGCAACCGTGAGCTCATCGGACAAGGAATCGCTAATCTGATAACACCCTTATTCGGAGGAATTCCCGCGACCGGCGCCATCGCCCGGACGGCAACCAATATTAAGAACGGCGCCGTCTCCCCTGTTTCCGGCATGGTGCATGGCCTAGTGGTGCTGCTTGTGCTGCTATTGCTCGCTCCTTGGGCTTCTCTTATTCCTTTAGCGAGTATGGCGCCGATCCTGATGGTTGTGGCCTGGAATATGAGTGAAAGGAGAGACTTCGCCCACGTATTGAAAACGCGAACCAGTGATTCCCTAGTCTTGGTCATCACATTCCTGCTGACGGTGTTTACGAATTTGACGACAGCCGTTGAAGCGGGGTTAGGGTTGGCGGTCATTCTCTTTGTTAAGCGGATGAGCGATAATCTTGTTGTAACCAAAGTCCTTCCCGATAGCCACGGCCATGATTGTCCCCAGATCCATATTTATACCATTGAGGGACCTTTGTTCTTTGGCACGGCCCATCGGTTCGAAAAGTCCATCATGGACACGATTCCTCTGCACCCGCGGATTTTGCTGCTCCGTATGGGCAAGATGCCTTTCATGGATTCTACAGGGGAATCCAACCTCGCCAGTATCGTAAACCATTTTAACAAATCGGGTGGAACGGTTCTGATCTCGGATATTCAGCCCCAGCCCAGAGAATATCTTAAGAAAACCGGATTAAGCGAACGGATTGGGGAAAGTCAATTTTTCGAGCATACCGGCGAGGCCATTAGCGCGGCACTGGAAAGATTGGATCAGCCGAAATGCCGGGCTTGTAAACACTTGGCTTATCGGGAATGTACAGCGCTATCTTCTTGCTCACCGAAGCCGCTGGACACAAAGCCGGTTCCTTCGCTCCCGGCAAACCATTAG
- a CDS encoding universal stress protein yields MFYERILVAFDGSELSEKALGKAVQMAESNKSIALDVVMVLNNNPAIPGVYPMTTPNFYDSDLQYGEETIKRLKKELSGLENPHTVSLLEGKPESKILEFAKGRGTDLIIMGSRGLNGLKELFLGSVSHYVVQHSKVPVLIVK; encoded by the coding sequence ATGTTTTACGAGAGGATTTTGGTTGCTTTTGACGGCTCGGAGTTATCCGAGAAGGCGCTTGGGAAAGCCGTGCAAATGGCTGAATCCAACAAGAGCATTGCTTTAGATGTCGTTATGGTGCTTAATAATAATCCGGCTATTCCTGGGGTTTATCCCATGACTACACCAAATTTCTATGATTCCGATTTACAATACGGGGAAGAAACCATAAAGAGATTGAAAAAAGAGCTGTCCGGCTTGGAAAACCCTCATACGGTTTCGCTGTTGGAGGGAAAACCGGAGAGTAAAATTCTTGAATTCGCGAAGGGAAGGGGAACAGATCTCATTATCATGGGCAGCCGGGGGCTCAACGGATTGAAAGAGCTGTTTCTCGGCAGTGTCAGCCATTATGTCGTACAGCATTCCAAGGTTCCGGTTTTAATCGTAAAGTAG
- a CDS encoding ABC transporter permease: MIRLIRSEWLKIRRSVLWLLLVISPVLAGFIGYAETRGLDRTRDFPWIEALVIMTTLHAMLFLPLLTGVYSALLCRYEHAGGGWKQLLTLPVTRTQVYLVKFVFVMGLLAATQVLFLVVLLLVGWIQGGGGTIPWEELLLSIGLGWLACLPLAALQLAVSTAWSSFAAPLAVNVIFTIPNLLVANSKDYAPFYPWAQPLLAMMPRSGFDFGAFTLSSATLFTVIGVSFAVFFAGGWAYFSRKAV; encoded by the coding sequence ATGATCCGGCTGATTCGCTCCGAATGGCTCAAAATCCGCCGCTCCGTGCTCTGGCTGCTTCTGGTCATCAGCCCTGTGCTGGCCGGCTTCATCGGCTACGCCGAAACAAGAGGGCTGGACCGGACCCGGGACTTTCCCTGGATAGAGGCGCTCGTGATCATGACCACGCTGCATGCGATGCTGTTCCTGCCGCTGCTGACCGGCGTCTATTCCGCTCTACTCTGCCGGTATGAGCATGCCGGAGGCGGGTGGAAGCAGCTCTTGACGCTGCCCGTGACCCGCACCCAGGTCTACCTCGTGAAGTTTGTCTTTGTCATGGGGCTTCTTGCCGCAACCCAGGTTCTTTTTCTCGTCGTGCTGCTTCTTGTGGGATGGATCCAAGGAGGAGGCGGGACAATCCCGTGGGAGGAGCTGCTATTATCCATCGGCCTGGGCTGGCTCGCCTGCCTTCCGCTTGCCGCTCTTCAGCTGGCGGTCTCCACGGCGTGGTCAAGCTTTGCGGCGCCGTTAGCGGTTAACGTGATCTTTACGATCCCGAACCTGCTCGTGGCTAACTCCAAGGACTATGCCCCTTTCTACCCGTGGGCCCAGCCCCTGCTCGCCATGATGCCGCGGAGCGGCTTCGATTTCGGAGCCTTTACCCTGTCGTCCGCTACCTTGTTCACGGTCATCGGGGTAAGCTTCGCCGTGTTCTTCGCCGGAGGCTGGGCGTATTTCTCCCGCAAGGCGGTCTGA
- a CDS encoding ABC transporter permease: MILRLLSVELLKIRRKMIWFLIVLGPLGVIGLQAVNFGVRYDYLVGKVYADDLWGGLINNVSNLMVPTLFIGIAIIASMAAGIEHQTNAWKQTLALPVTRGQVFTAKFLLSAVLLLVSSVLTALGTVLLGRILGFVSPVPYGDIAIAAFYPYLAVMPFLALQTWLSVIMANQALPLTAGILGMIFSMFSYRFEDWIPWKWPLLINAAGEPLYSVAAGLALGAIVWLLGCFHFTRKDVR; encoded by the coding sequence GTGATCCTTCGCCTTCTTTCCGTCGAACTGCTTAAGATCCGCCGCAAAATGATCTGGTTCCTGATCGTTCTCGGCCCTCTCGGGGTGATCGGCCTTCAGGCCGTCAACTTCGGGGTCCGCTACGATTACCTGGTGGGCAAGGTGTATGCGGACGACCTGTGGGGCGGCCTGATTAACAACGTGTCCAACCTGATGGTTCCGACGCTGTTTATCGGCATCGCCATTATCGCCTCCATGGCTGCGGGAATCGAGCACCAGACGAACGCGTGGAAGCAGACGCTGGCGCTGCCCGTCACCCGCGGCCAGGTGTTCACCGCGAAGTTCCTGCTCTCGGCCGTCCTGCTTCTGGTCTCGTCCGTGTTAACGGCGCTTGGGACCGTGCTGCTGGGCCGGATCCTGGGCTTTGTCAGCCCGGTGCCGTATGGAGACATCGCGATAGCGGCCTTCTATCCGTATCTCGCGGTTATGCCGTTCCTGGCGCTTCAGACCTGGCTGTCGGTCATCATGGCGAACCAGGCTCTGCCGCTGACCGCTGGGATCCTCGGCATGATCTTCTCGATGTTCTCGTACCGCTTTGAGGATTGGATTCCCTGGAAGTGGCCGCTTCTAATCAACGCAGCCGGAGAGCCGCTCTATTCCGTTGCGGCCGGGCTCGCGCTCGGCGCCATTGTCTGGCTGCTCGGATGCTTCCACTTTACCCGAAAGGACGTGAGGTAG
- a CDS encoding ABC transporter ATP-binding protein has translation MNEWILETNRLSKKLGGRMVVSDVNVQIAKGDIYGFLGPNGAGKTTTIRMLLGLAKPSMGSIRLFGRDMRRERLAVLRKIGSLVEYPSYYGHLSGYENLEAVRLLLDVPKSRIEEVLAIVRLTKDAKRPVKGYSLGMKQRLGIATALLGQPELLVLDEPTNGLDPAGILEIRELIKSLPKEQGVTVMISSHLLSEIDQMANRVGIITKGQMIFQDSITALRRQAKNRIRLGVSRPEEAWKLLLASGHAAEWEQGRLSVEPENDGKVAAMVSTLVRHDFEVYRVEEETASLESIFLDITGGEGSL, from the coding sequence ATGAACGAATGGATTCTGGAGACGAACCGTCTCTCCAAAAAACTGGGAGGGCGCATGGTCGTCAGCGATGTCAATGTACAAATAGCGAAAGGGGATATATACGGCTTTCTCGGACCGAACGGAGCGGGCAAAACCACCACGATCCGCATGCTGCTCGGCCTGGCCAAGCCGTCAATGGGGAGCATCCGCCTCTTCGGGAGGGACATGAGGCGCGAACGGCTCGCGGTGCTGCGCAAGATCGGGTCGCTGGTCGAGTACCCGTCGTACTACGGCCACCTGAGCGGGTACGAGAACCTGGAGGCGGTCCGGCTCCTTCTCGACGTGCCCAAGAGCCGCATCGAGGAGGTGCTCGCCATCGTCCGCCTGACGAAGGACGCGAAGCGCCCGGTGAAGGGCTACTCGCTCGGCATGAAGCAGCGGCTCGGCATCGCCACCGCGCTGCTCGGCCAGCCGGAGCTGCTCGTCCTCGACGAGCCGACGAACGGGCTCGACCCGGCCGGGATACTCGAGATCCGCGAGCTGATCAAAAGCCTGCCGAAGGAGCAGGGGGTCACGGTGATGATCTCCTCTCATCTGCTGTCGGAGATCGACCAGATGGCGAACCGGGTCGGAATCATCACGAAAGGGCAGATGATCTTCCAGGACTCCATCACCGCCCTCCGCCGGCAGGCGAAGAACCGCATCCGGCTCGGCGTCAGCCGGCCGGAGGAAGCGTGGAAGCTGCTGCTTGCGAGCGGCCACGCCGCTGAATGGGAGCAGGGCCGGCTGTCGGTGGAGCCGGAGAATGACGGCAAGGTGGCGGCGATGGTGTCGACGCTGGTCCGCCATGACTTTGAGGTGTACCGCGTGGAGGAGGAGACGGCGTCGCTCGAAAGCATCTTCCTCGACATCACCGGAGGGGAGGGGAGCCTGTGA
- a CDS encoding HAMP domain-containing sensor histidine kinase has protein sequence MIRLRNSLLAKYLLIVLCALVLIPLMFPLISILLYVPFLSSEGETGLYQDGTKLKNMWHAEAQKLKGADAEAVDAALRRLQARYDKAFMFWVDGAGRTRLQLPEKTSLPEVWTSAYTVKFMKESYDGDPFTVVAFIGGEEGAGEAEGTAGASSTGGKEERSAAVQAASSGFMVLEVPRSEMKPEGQKVRDNYSMVFVGGTLLILSLFLFVSLLFFYRIRRRLVRLQAAMTTPSGNGIPQPTTVENGDEIGKLESAFNDMVGKLETSRLREAEEEALRRDLIAKLSHDLRTPLTTIRGLAFRLKEEPLSPKGAEAVGLIERKIGYLAQLIENLFSYSLLSAGKYPYRPKPVEIVRMTRTLLAHWYPVFEKEGFVLEPDFPETPVYWEIDPEWLERVLDNYFQNVLRHAKTGRYLGVKVYAEQGGRMEIADRGPGMNGDSADKGAGIGLSIASLMLKEMNLRSRIESGPEGTVIVIGPRR, from the coding sequence ATGATACGGCTCCGAAATTCCCTCCTCGCCAAATATTTGCTTATCGTTCTATGCGCCCTCGTGCTGATTCCTTTAATGTTTCCGCTTATTTCCATTCTTCTCTATGTCCCCTTTCTGTCCTCGGAGGGGGAAACAGGCTTGTACCAGGACGGCACGAAGCTGAAGAACATGTGGCATGCGGAAGCGCAGAAGCTAAAGGGAGCGGATGCCGAAGCCGTGGATGCGGCCCTCCGCCGCCTACAGGCCCGCTACGACAAAGCCTTCATGTTCTGGGTGGACGGTGCGGGCAGGACCCGCCTTCAGCTGCCGGAGAAGACGTCGCTTCCGGAGGTCTGGACGTCCGCCTATACGGTAAAATTCATGAAGGAAAGCTACGACGGCGATCCTTTTACGGTCGTGGCTTTTATCGGCGGGGAGGAAGGGGCCGGGGAGGCGGAAGGGACAGCCGGCGCCTCTTCTACAGGCGGGAAGGAGGAGAGATCCGCTGCCGTCCAGGCGGCCTCTTCTGGCTTCATGGTGCTCGAGGTGCCCCGCTCCGAGATGAAACCGGAAGGCCAGAAGGTGAGGGACAACTACAGCATGGTCTTCGTCGGAGGGACCCTGCTCATTCTCTCGCTCTTCCTGTTCGTCTCCCTGCTTTTCTTTTACCGGATCCGGCGCCGGCTGGTGCGGCTTCAGGCCGCCATGACCACGCCGTCGGGTAACGGAATCCCGCAGCCGACTACCGTTGAGAACGGGGACGAGATCGGCAAGCTCGAAAGTGCCTTCAACGACATGGTCGGCAAGCTCGAGACCAGCCGCCTGCGCGAAGCCGAGGAAGAGGCCCTGCGCCGCGACTTGATCGCGAAGCTGTCCCATGACCTGCGGACTCCGCTTACGACGATACGCGGGCTGGCCTTCCGGCTGAAGGAAGAGCCGCTCAGCCCGAAGGGGGCGGAAGCGGTCGGCCTGATTGAGCGTAAAATCGGGTACCTGGCCCAGCTCATCGAGAACCTGTTCTCGTATTCGCTGCTCTCCGCGGGCAAGTACCCGTACCGGCCGAAGCCGGTCGAGATCGTCCGCATGACCCGGACGCTGCTTGCCCACTGGTACCCGGTATTCGAGAAGGAGGGCTTCGTTCTTGAGCCTGATTTTCCTGAAACCCCGGTCTACTGGGAGATCGATCCCGAATGGCTCGAGCGGGTGCTCGACAATTATTTTCAGAATGTGCTCCGCCATGCCAAAACCGGCCGGTACCTCGGGGTGAAAGTGTATGCAGAGCAAGGCGGACGAATGGAGATTGCTGACCGCGGGCCCGGCATGAACGGCGATTCGGCGGATAAGGGAGCGGGCATCGGGTTGTCCATCGCTTCCCTCATGCTAAAGGAAATGAACCTGCGGAGCCGGATCGAAAGCGGACCGGAGGGAACGGTCATTGTGATTGGCCCCCGCCGGTGA
- a CDS encoding response regulator transcription factor, giving the protein MKRILYIEDDSDIGTWVKEDLEKRGYAVDWLLSGEGAAERVKDSDAVVLDVMLPGLDGFSVGRRLKREMPGVPVLMLSARSAVEDKVEGLQFADDYLTKPFHPDELAARLEVLLRRFDKGEDGELRLGHLLVHLGRPSVIDTRTQEEIGLTAKQLQILQCFLRHPNQILTKEQLYESVWGEPYMEGDKTVNVHIRYLREKLEIDPGAPAIIETVRGLGYRVRV; this is encoded by the coding sequence ATGAAGCGGATTTTATATATTGAAGATGACTCGGATATCGGGACCTGGGTGAAGGAGGACTTGGAAAAGCGGGGGTATGCGGTCGACTGGCTGCTTTCCGGGGAAGGGGCGGCCGAACGGGTGAAGGATTCGGATGCGGTGGTGCTCGATGTGATGCTGCCTGGGCTGGATGGTTTCTCTGTCGGCCGCCGGCTCAAAAGGGAAATGCCCGGGGTGCCGGTGCTTATGCTCTCGGCGCGCTCGGCGGTCGAGGACAAGGTGGAAGGGCTTCAGTTTGCCGACGACTATTTGACGAAGCCCTTTCACCCGGATGAGCTGGCCGCCCGGCTCGAGGTGCTGCTCCGCCGGTTCGACAAGGGAGAGGACGGGGAACTCCGGCTCGGCCACCTGCTTGTCCACCTGGGCCGTCCCTCGGTGATCGATACGCGTACCCAGGAGGAAATCGGGCTGACGGCGAAGCAGCTGCAAATTCTGCAGTGCTTTCTTCGGCATCCGAACCAGATTCTGACCAAGGAACAGCTGTATGAGTCCGTATGGGGGGAGCCCTATATGGAAGGGGACAAAACGGTCAACGTCCACATCCGCTACCTTCGGGAAAAGCTGGAGATCGATCCCGGGGCTCCCGCCATTATTGAAACGGTCCGTGGACTCGGGTACCGGGTGAGGGTATGA
- a CDS encoding methyl-accepting chemotaxis protein, which produces MDWFQTRRYPLLLIAAGLTVIPLTGKLGSLLVYLAVAAGLLVLLDKGYTKAGERTRQSPHAPALEKTADEPAEGRPADLYPRLAALIRHIETAAASMTANAADVEERAEQIAQLSLTVTGSLEEHRQRAGESWSDSLQVLDHFQLTRASVQETRVRSEQWTSRLEEGRLQIDLMLEGMMDIQKASRDTQEKYSGFQEVLQGMGRMLREMKDISDQTQLLALNAAIEAAHAGQAGAGFQVVAGEVRKLAEQAKGLSAGMSRTVQDMLQQADRTSGVLGRQLQGIDEQAERTGEIRSLLAHLGEAAREVVAAEESVEREAGELERLYRLLGTRLGELNEQAREAAEAVEGSADASQIQLISLMEMTASLEVIRQLTGQFHTEFAQANRDLSQMKWTRAYQMNLT; this is translated from the coding sequence TTGGATTGGTTTCAGACCCGCCGTTATCCGCTGCTGCTTATTGCGGCCGGACTAACGGTGATTCCTCTCACCGGCAAGCTTGGCTCCCTGTTGGTTTACCTGGCCGTTGCCGCCGGGCTGCTGGTTCTGCTGGACAAAGGTTATACAAAAGCTGGAGAGAGAACTAGGCAGTCGCCCCATGCTCCAGCGTTGGAAAAAACTGCGGATGAGCCGGCGGAAGGCCGGCCGGCTGACCTGTATCCCCGTCTGGCGGCCCTGATCCGGCACATCGAAACGGCCGCCGCCTCCATGACCGCCAATGCCGCCGACGTGGAGGAACGGGCGGAGCAGATCGCCCAGCTGTCCTTAACCGTAACCGGCAGCCTGGAGGAGCACCGGCAACGGGCCGGGGAATCGTGGAGCGACTCCCTGCAGGTGCTGGATCACTTCCAGCTCACCCGGGCTTCGGTTCAGGAAACGCGCGTGAGATCGGAGCAATGGACCTCCCGCCTGGAGGAAGGCCGGCTGCAGATCGACCTTATGCTCGAAGGAATGATGGACATTCAGAAGGCCTCCCGCGACACCCAGGAGAAGTACAGCGGATTCCAAGAAGTTCTGCAGGGAATGGGCCGCATGCTCCGGGAAATGAAGGACATTTCCGACCAGACCCAACTGCTCGCGCTTAACGCCGCGATAGAAGCGGCCCATGCGGGCCAGGCGGGAGCGGGCTTCCAGGTGGTGGCGGGTGAGGTCCGCAAGCTAGCGGAGCAGGCCAAGGGCCTCTCCGCCGGCATGAGCCGCACCGTGCAGGACATGCTGCAGCAGGCGGACCGGACCTCCGGGGTGCTCGGCAGGCAGCTTCAGGGCATCGACGAGCAGGCCGAGCGGACCGGGGAGATCCGGAGCCTCCTCGCCCACCTGGGCGAGGCCGCCCGGGAGGTGGTCGCGGCCGAGGAAAGCGTCGAACGGGAAGCCGGCGAGCTCGAGCGCCTTTACCGGCTGCTCGGCACCCGTTTGGGCGAGCTGAACGAGCAGGCCCGGGAGGCCGCCGAAGCGGTGGAAGGCTCGGCCGATGCCTCCCAAATCCAGCTGATTTCCCTGATGGAAATGACCGCCTCTCTCGAGGTGATCCGCCAGCTGACCGGGCAATTTCACACGGAATTCGCTCAGGCCAACCGGGACCTGTCCCAAATGAAGTGGACTCGGGCTTATCAAATGAACCTAACTTAG
- a CDS encoding DICT sensory domain-containing protein yields MKNVSLYRDLFGQVEGEAQRVTGMLSRAELDSPSLKYETKVPQLEYMCLIMENMVITKKPKALIYAGFQKLSRCVEPVLERFMAMAESAEKVYIFGENDKDMPAHPNIEYIALPEGHPLIREWFLVIHAPTMKMMMTAYDLDGFGTHEVEEGRNFRGIKSIQPKLVDQAAALLEGCVPA; encoded by the coding sequence ATGAAGAACGTTTCGTTGTACCGGGATCTTTTTGGACAGGTGGAGGGGGAGGCCCAGCGGGTAACCGGCATGCTGAGCCGCGCCGAGCTCGACAGCCCGTCGCTGAAGTACGAAACGAAGGTGCCGCAGCTCGAGTACATGTGCCTCATCATGGAGAATATGGTGATCACGAAGAAGCCCAAGGCGCTCATTTACGCCGGCTTCCAGAAGCTTTCACGGTGCGTGGAGCCGGTGCTGGAGCGGTTCATGGCCATGGCTGAATCGGCCGAGAAGGTCTATATCTTCGGGGAGAACGACAAGGACATGCCGGCCCACCCCAACATCGAATACATAGCGCTGCCGGAAGGGCATCCGCTGATCCGCGAATGGTTTCTGGTCATTCACGCCCCTACCATGAAAATGATGATGACCGCCTACGACCTGGACGGCTTCGGCACCCATGAGGTGGAGGAAGGGCGGAACTTCCGAGGCATCAAGTCCATCCAGCCAAAGCTCGTCGACCAGGCCGCCGCGCTGCTGGAAGGCTGTGTCCCCGCATGA
- a CDS encoding DMT family transporter, with product MNSRPSFGLLYVAMGAALWGTDALLRTPLLGTLTSAEIVLLEHVILLLPAGLFLLRAQGRTALLTLTGREWALLLLVSWGSSGLATWLFTEAFRHGNPSVVLLLQKLQPLFAVVTARLLLEERLPRFFPLYLGTALVGAYLLSFGGKAPFGAASPEEWRGSLLALGAALLWGGGTAFGRRLLGRLSFADLAAARFVLAVPFLAVLLAAQSGSAVPALPAALPLWLALALLALVPGALGMLLYYRGLRDSPASYATLAELCFPASALLLNAAFLGQGLTWTQGLGAGLVCAVVAALPLGRKRVDRSTAPVAAGSTAAA from the coding sequence ATGAACAGCCGGCCTTCCTTCGGGCTTCTCTATGTAGCCATGGGCGCTGCTCTGTGGGGAACGGACGCCCTCCTGCGCACCCCGCTGCTTGGCACCTTGACCTCCGCGGAGATAGTGCTGCTAGAGCACGTAATCCTGCTCCTTCCCGCCGGACTCTTCCTGCTCCGGGCGCAAGGGCGGACCGCCCTACTGACCTTGACCGGACGCGAGTGGGCGCTGCTTCTCCTCGTTTCGTGGGGCAGCTCGGGGCTCGCCACGTGGCTCTTCACGGAGGCCTTCCGCCACGGCAACCCGAGCGTGGTGCTCCTCCTGCAGAAGCTCCAGCCGCTGTTCGCCGTGGTCACCGCCCGCCTCCTGCTTGAGGAGCGGCTGCCGCGCTTCTTCCCCCTCTACCTCGGGACGGCGCTAGTGGGAGCTTACCTCCTCTCCTTCGGCGGAAAGGCTCCCTTCGGAGCGGCCTCCCCGGAGGAGTGGCGCGGCTCGCTGCTGGCCCTCGGAGCGGCGCTCCTGTGGGGCGGCGGCACGGCGTTCGGCCGCCGGCTGCTCGGCCGGCTGAGCTTCGCCGACCTGGCCGCGGCCCGCTTCGTGCTCGCGGTGCCGTTCCTGGCCGTGCTGCTCGCCGCGCAGTCCGGCTCCGCCGTGCCGGCGCTCCCCGCAGCCTTGCCGCTCTGGCTCGCGCTGGCACTGCTGGCCCTTGTGCCCGGAGCCCTCGGCATGCTGCTGTACTACCGCGGGCTGCGCGACTCCCCCGCCTCGTACGCGACCCTCGCCGAGCTGTGCTTCCCCGCTTCGGCGCTCCTGCTGAACGCCGCGTTCCTCGGCCAGGGCCTCACCTGGACCCAGGGGCTCGGGGCCGGCCTGGTGTGCGCGGTGGTGGCCGCTCTGCCGCTCGGGCGGAAGCGCGTGGACCGGAGCACCGCTCCGGTGGCTGCCGGCTCGACGGCCGCGGCTTAG